The Vicinamibacteria bacterium genome window below encodes:
- a CDS encoding biotin carboxylase, translating to SWSQLVIKFCEDSVEYVSAAPSTGVWRMEGDGSLSYVRMQTHRRTAESESEAFFLRITRPGDYFYEGADLGILVTPGRLMTDDFRLNDRAKAWVRGIRAQFASRPLEAKETEPARKVAEVGGFKFL from the coding sequence CAGCTGGTCGCAGCTCGTCATCAAGTTCTGCGAGGATTCGGTCGAGTACGTGAGCGCGGCCCCTTCTACGGGGGTCTGGCGGATGGAGGGGGACGGCTCACTCAGCTACGTTCGGATGCAGACCCACCGCCGTACGGCGGAGAGCGAGTCCGAGGCTTTCTTTCTCCGGATCACCCGCCCGGGCGACTACTTCTACGAGGGTGCGGATCTTGGCATACTGGTCACACCGGGTAGATTGATGACGGACGACTTTCGGCTCAACGATCGGGCGAAAGCCTGGGTCCGCGGCATACGCGCGCAGTTCGCGTCGCGGCCGCTCGAAGCGAAGGAAACCGAGCCGGCCCGGAAGGTCGCCGAAGTAGGCGGGTTCAAGTTCCTGTGA
- a CDS encoding C45 family peptidase, with product MHLAFRAVSEDEPGVKWQSHFESVWPDYSAWFLREGDDARPRYLTCSKRLEDTMPELVPTWEKLTKLGGGSDQVARMLSLYRPTPYLAGCSQALWTRDEPVLVRNYDYHPGRCEGVILKSAWNGTKVIASLDSLWGALDGLNEHGLAVSLAFGGRREVGDGFGIPLVLRYLLEFCTCVDEAVSVLKRVPSHMAYTVSLLDAAGRSATVFVGPGHEHEVVEHRVATNHQRRVVWREHAELTGTVERLAFLEGRIEDASERIDRFIDRFLEPPLLATSYERAFGTLYTAVYWPRRGKVEFRWPNRSWHQSFDLFVEGVSVIDYP from the coding sequence ATGCATCTGGCTTTTCGAGCCGTCAGCGAGGACGAGCCCGGCGTCAAGTGGCAGTCCCACTTCGAAAGCGTGTGGCCCGACTACAGCGCGTGGTTCTTGAGAGAGGGCGACGACGCACGGCCGCGGTATCTCACCTGCTCGAAACGGCTCGAAGACACCATGCCCGAGCTCGTACCCACCTGGGAGAAACTGACAAAGCTCGGTGGCGGGAGCGACCAGGTGGCGCGGATGCTCAGCCTTTACCGGCCCACCCCCTATCTTGCTGGCTGCTCGCAGGCTCTGTGGACACGGGACGAGCCCGTGCTCGTGCGCAACTACGATTACCACCCGGGCCGGTGCGAGGGCGTGATCCTGAAGAGCGCATGGAATGGGACGAAGGTCATCGCCTCATTGGATTCTCTTTGGGGGGCTCTCGACGGCTTGAACGAGCACGGGCTCGCGGTATCCCTCGCCTTCGGAGGCCGGCGAGAGGTCGGAGACGGTTTTGGTATCCCCCTGGTCCTTCGCTACCTGCTCGAGTTCTGCACGTGCGTTGACGAGGCCGTGTCGGTACTGAAGCGCGTTCCGTCCCACATGGCTTATACCGTGAGCCTGCTCGATGCCGCCGGCCGCTCGGCCACCGTTTTCGTCGGGCCTGGCCACGAGCACGAGGTCGTGGAGCACCGAGTCGCGACCAACCACCAACGAAGGGTGGTTTGGCGAGAGCACGCGGAGCTGACCGGAACCGTCGAGCGGCTAGCGTTCCTGGAGGGACGGATCGAGGATGCGTCCGAGAGGATCGACAGGTTCATCGACCGTTTTCTCGAGCCGCCGCTCCTGGCCACCTCTTATGAACGCGCCTTCGGCACACTGTACACCGCCGTCTACTGGCCGCGCAGAGGCAAAGTCGAGTTTCGCTGGCCGAATCGTTCCTGGCACCAATCCTTCGACCTTTTCGTCGAAGGTGTGTCGGTCATCGATTACCCTTGA